The following proteins come from a genomic window of Burkholderia stabilis:
- a CDS encoding glycosyltransferase family 2 protein, with amino-acid sequence MFSIIIPTWNNLPYLKLVVDSLRRHSAYDHQIIVHVNDGSDGTLDWVRSENIEYTASPTNIGICHAVNLAAARATRDYVVYMNDDMYCCPGWDAALVRRIEQMPTDLFMLSGTMVEPVDTRNPCVVVSNFGRDAEQFDAAGLVEATPRLARADWLGSTWPPTLVHRDWWNRIGGYSSELSPGMSSDNDFSMKFWDAGCRIFIGVGDSLVYHFQQKSTGKIVKNDGRRQFLNKWGMTQATFDRYYLHRGEPAGTRVTLDTPAVEGRLKRALLRSRIKRAFS; translated from the coding sequence ATGTTCTCCATCATCATCCCGACCTGGAACAACCTGCCGTACCTCAAGCTCGTCGTCGACAGCCTGCGCCGCCACTCCGCGTACGATCACCAGATCATCGTGCACGTGAACGACGGCTCGGACGGCACGCTCGACTGGGTGCGCAGCGAAAACATCGAGTACACCGCGTCGCCGACCAACATCGGCATCTGCCATGCAGTGAACCTGGCCGCCGCGCGCGCGACACGCGACTACGTCGTCTACATGAACGACGACATGTACTGCTGCCCCGGCTGGGACGCGGCGCTCGTGCGCCGCATCGAACAGATGCCGACCGACCTCTTCATGCTGTCCGGCACGATGGTCGAGCCGGTCGACACGCGCAATCCGTGCGTCGTCGTCAGCAATTTCGGCCGCGACGCCGAACAGTTCGACGCCGCGGGCCTCGTCGAGGCCACCCCGCGGCTCGCGCGCGCGGACTGGCTCGGTTCGACCTGGCCGCCAACGCTCGTGCACCGCGACTGGTGGAACCGCATCGGCGGCTACAGCAGCGAGCTGTCGCCCGGCATGAGCAGCGACAACGACTTCTCGATGAAATTCTGGGATGCCGGCTGCCGGATCTTCATCGGCGTCGGCGACAGCCTCGTCTACCACTTCCAGCAGAAGAGCACCGGCAAGATCGTCAAGAACGACGGCCGCCGCCAGTTCCTGAACAAATGGGGCATGACCCAAGCCACGTTCGACCGCTACTACCTGCATCGCGGCGAGCCCGCCGGCACGCGTGTCACGCTCGATACGCCGGCCGTCGAGGGCCGCCTGAAGCGCGCGCTGCTGCGCTCGCGGATCAAACGCGCATTCAGCTGA